One segment of Vagococcus martis DNA contains the following:
- a CDS encoding potassium-transporting ATPase subunit C, which yields MKKIILASLKGVLIFTLICGVLYTSVVTVIGQTFFNDKANGSLVTKEIDGQNVTVGSSLIGQTFSEDKYIHGRPQEVSQLSPVSEEQKEKVANRVKESGKENVPVDLVTGSASGVDPHISLSSAMFQVERVAKTRGIDEEEIKKVITDHAEGGFISGTTDKRVNVLAVNLALDELG from the coding sequence ATGAAAAAAATTATCCTAGCGTCATTAAAAGGTGTGTTGATTTTTACCTTAATTTGTGGTGTATTATATACATCAGTTGTAACAGTAATTGGTCAAACATTCTTTAATGATAAAGCGAATGGTAGTTTAGTCACTAAAGAAATTGATGGTCAAAACGTAACGGTAGGCTCAAGCTTGATAGGTCAAACATTTTCAGAAGATAAATATATCCATGGTAGACCACAAGAAGTGAGTCAATTATCACCAGTGTCAGAAGAACAAAAAGAAAAAGTAGCTAATCGAGTAAAAGAATCAGGAAAAGAAAATGTTCCAGTTGATTTAGTGACAGGTAGTGCTAGTGGTGTTGATCCGCATATTTCGTTATCATCTGCAATGTTTCAAGTTGAACGCGTAGCAAAAACAAGAGGAATAGATGAAGAAGAGATAAAAAAAGTCATAACAGATCATGCAGAAGGTGGCTTCATTAGTGGCACAACGGATAAACGTGTAAATGTTTTAGCTGTGAACCTCGCACTAGATGAACTAGGCTAA
- the kdpB gene encoding potassium-transporting ATPase subunit KdpB has translation MENKQHIFQDALKASIKKLSPKVQIQNPVMLVVYIGAVLSTIIYFLSFMSDQGADPFFIFVIALVLWLTILFANFAEAIAEGRGKAQAASLKQAKQDVLTRKINSIEDIKTQQFISLKSSDLKKGDLVYVEAGEQIPMDGDVVEGAASVDESAITGESAPVIRESGGDRSAVTGGTTIVSDFLVIKVTSESGESFLDKMISMVEGTERKKTPNEIGLQIILIMLTIIFLVVSVTLLPFTKFSSELAGQGEMLNLITVIALLVCLAPTTIGALVSSIGIAGMSRLNKENVIAMSGRAIEAAGDVDILLLDKTGTITLGNRRASEFLPVDGVKEEELADAAQLSSLADETAEGRSIVVLAKERFDIRGRELNDQEVNFIEFTAKTRMSGIDYQGDEIRKGAADTMKSYVESLGGTYPESCDKLVQRVASEGGTPLVVVKNKQVLGVIYLKDIVKNGVKEKFEDMRRMGIKTIMITGDNPMTAAAIAAEAGVDDFLAEATPENKMSLIKDYQEKGHLVAMTGDGTNDAPALAQADVAVAMNTGTQAAKEAGNMIDLDSSPTKLISIVKIGKQLLMTRGALTTFSIANDIAKYFAIIPVLFFSIYPSLEALNIMNLTSPTTAILSAVIYNALIIIALIPLSLKGVSYKEKPANKILSHNLLVYGLGGIIAPFIAIKLIDMFLTLIIM, from the coding sequence ATGGAAAATAAACAACATATTTTTCAAGATGCCTTAAAAGCATCAATAAAAAAATTATCACCAAAAGTACAAATTCAAAATCCGGTGATGCTTGTGGTTTATATAGGGGCAGTGTTATCCACTATTATCTATTTTTTAAGCTTTATGAGTGATCAAGGAGCAGATCCTTTCTTTATTTTTGTGATTGCTTTAGTATTGTGGTTGACAATTCTGTTTGCTAACTTTGCTGAAGCTATCGCAGAAGGACGAGGAAAAGCACAAGCTGCGAGTTTAAAACAAGCGAAACAAGACGTCTTAACACGTAAAATTAATTCGATTGAGGATATCAAAACACAACAATTTATCTCACTAAAATCATCCGATTTGAAAAAAGGTGATTTGGTCTATGTTGAAGCTGGTGAACAAATTCCAATGGATGGAGATGTCGTTGAAGGGGCCGCTTCAGTGGATGAAAGTGCCATTACGGGTGAATCAGCTCCTGTTATTCGTGAATCTGGTGGTGATAGAAGTGCTGTGACAGGTGGGACAACTATTGTATCTGATTTTTTAGTAATAAAAGTTACATCAGAAAGTGGCGAATCATTTTTAGATAAAATGATTTCAATGGTGGAAGGAACAGAACGTAAAAAAACACCAAATGAGATTGGGTTGCAAATCATTTTAATCATGTTAACGATCATTTTCTTAGTCGTATCTGTCACATTATTACCATTTACGAAGTTTTCAAGTGAGTTGGCTGGACAAGGTGAGATGCTAAATCTTATTACTGTCATTGCCTTACTTGTTTGTTTGGCACCAACCACGATTGGTGCACTTGTTTCATCAATTGGGATTGCCGGAATGAGTCGTTTAAATAAAGAAAATGTTATTGCGATGAGTGGACGAGCGATTGAAGCGGCTGGTGATGTGGATATTTTATTATTAGATAAAACAGGAACAATCACCTTAGGAAATAGACGAGCAAGTGAATTTTTACCGGTAGATGGTGTGAAAGAAGAAGAGCTAGCCGATGCCGCGCAACTATCTTCTTTAGCCGATGAAACAGCGGAAGGTCGTAGTATTGTTGTCTTAGCAAAAGAAAGATTTGATATTCGTGGTAGAGAATTAAATGACCAAGAAGTCAACTTTATCGAGTTTACTGCTAAAACGAGAATGAGTGGGATTGATTACCAAGGTGATGAAATTCGTAAAGGGGCAGCCGATACGATGAAAAGCTATGTAGAATCACTAGGCGGTACGTATCCTGAATCATGCGACAAATTAGTTCAGCGAGTTGCATCAGAAGGTGGCACGCCACTTGTTGTCGTGAAAAATAAACAAGTGTTAGGTGTCATTTATTTAAAAGATATCGTCAAAAATGGGGTCAAAGAAAAATTCGAAGACATGAGGCGTATGGGGATTAAAACCATTATGATTACAGGTGACAATCCAATGACTGCCGCAGCGATTGCGGCTGAAGCAGGAGTAGATGACTTCTTAGCTGAGGCAACGCCAGAAAATAAAATGAGTTTAATCAAAGATTATCAAGAAAAAGGTCACTTAGTAGCAATGACAGGAGACGGAACAAATGATGCACCGGCTCTTGCTCAAGCAGATGTGGCGGTGGCGATGAATACAGGGACACAAGCAGCAAAAGAAGCAGGAAATATGATTGATTTGGATTCAAGTCCAACCAAACTAATCAGTATCGTCAAAATTGGGAAACAATTGTTGATGACGAGAGGAGCATTGACAACGTTTAGTATTGCCAATGATATTGCAAAATATTTTGCGATTATTCCCGTTTTGTTTTTCAGTATTTACCCATCATTAGAAGCGTTAAATATTATGAACTTAACAAGTCCAACGACTGCAATTTTATCAGCAGTCATCTATAATGCGTTGATTATTATTGCGCTTATTCCTTTATCACTTAAAGGGGTGTCATACAAAGAAAAACCAGCTAATAAAATATTAAGTCATAATTTATTAGTATATGGACTTGGTGGAATTATTGCGCCATTTATTGCCATAAAATTAATTGATATGTTCTTAACTTTGATTATTATGTAG
- the kdpA gene encoding potassium-transporting ATPase subunit KdpA, with product MNQVWMMQIIFFIVLIIIAIPLGRYINKVMTNQNNLLTKIVQPIEHSVYKFLGPVSKESMRGKDYAISVLIFSAISFVVLFLMLICQGFLPLNPEGLPGLSFPLAFNTAASFVTNTNWQAYAGEETLSIFSQAIGLTVQNFVSAAIGISVLYVLLRGFKEKTTKYLGNFWQDMTRVILYILVPLSLVVSIILLSQGVVQTLSTSVETTSLELGEKIFLPLGTVASQIAIKQLGTNGGGYFGSNSAFPFENPTIISNFVENISILLIPVALIVAFGVFVKDWKQGRTIMIVSFGFLIAAMIGVTLTEYYGPQYSNVIGQLNMEGKETRFGIGWSSLWAVSTTAASNGSVNAMLDSFTPLGGLIPMFLMQLGEIIFGGAGSGLYGMIVFIMLAIFIAGLLVGRTPEYLGKKIEPFDMKMACLVILTPLLLTLIGTMVFILNPDAMNDLTNSGPHGFSEILYGLTSLANNNGSAFAGLATNTVFLNILGGVIMLLSRFIPMTAIIFLASHLGKKNVVAESSGTLSTTNTTFIVMLIITILVIGALSFLPSMALGPIAEFFLTK from the coding sequence ATGAATCAGGTATGGATGATGCAAATCATATTTTTCATCGTGTTAATTATTATCGCGATACCTTTAGGACGTTACATAAATAAAGTCATGACGAATCAGAATAATCTACTAACAAAAATCGTTCAACCAATAGAACATTCTGTGTATAAATTTTTAGGTCCAGTATCAAAAGAATCAATGAGAGGAAAAGATTATGCCATAAGTGTATTGATTTTTAGTGCTATCTCATTTGTTGTCTTGTTTTTAATGTTAATTTGTCAGGGATTTTTACCATTAAATCCAGAAGGGCTACCTGGTTTAAGTTTCCCTTTAGCGTTTAATACAGCCGCAAGTTTTGTCACCAATACAAACTGGCAAGCTTATGCTGGAGAGGAAACGTTATCCATTTTTAGTCAAGCGATTGGGTTAACCGTTCAAAACTTTGTTTCAGCTGCCATTGGTATTTCAGTATTGTATGTGTTGTTACGTGGTTTTAAAGAAAAAACAACGAAATATTTAGGTAATTTTTGGCAAGATATGACACGCGTTATTTTATATATATTAGTTCCATTGTCACTTGTGGTGTCCATTATTCTATTATCACAAGGTGTGGTTCAAACATTATCGACTTCTGTTGAGACAACAAGTTTAGAACTAGGAGAAAAAATATTCTTACCACTTGGAACAGTTGCCAGTCAAATTGCGATCAAACAACTTGGAACAAATGGTGGTGGCTATTTTGGAAGTAACTCGGCCTTTCCATTTGAAAATCCAACCATTATCAGTAACTTTGTTGAAAATATCTCTATCTTGTTAATTCCTGTTGCATTGATTGTTGCCTTTGGTGTGTTTGTTAAAGATTGGAAACAAGGGCGCACAATTATGATTGTATCATTTGGTTTTTTAATCGCAGCTATGATTGGTGTGACGTTAACGGAATACTATGGTCCACAATACAGCAATGTCATTGGTCAACTAAATATGGAAGGAAAAGAAACACGATTTGGTATTGGTTGGTCAAGTTTATGGGCGGTTAGTACAACAGCTGCATCGAATGGATCAGTTAATGCAATGCTAGATAGTTTTACACCACTTGGAGGATTAATCCCAATGTTCTTAATGCAGTTGGGAGAAATTATTTTTGGTGGTGCTGGTAGTGGGTTATACGGCATGATTGTGTTCATCATGTTAGCCATCTTTATTGCAGGGCTATTAGTTGGTCGTACGCCAGAATATTTAGGGAAAAAAATCGAACCATTTGATATGAAAATGGCATGCTTAGTTATTTTAACCCCATTACTCCTAACATTGATTGGCACGATGGTATTTATCTTAAATCCTGATGCGATGAATGATTTAACTAATTCAGGTCCGCACGGGTTCTCGGAAATATTATACGGTTTAACCTCGCTTGCAAATAATAATGGTAGTGCGTTTGCCGGTTTAGCGACAAATACAGTCTTTTTGAATATCTTAGGTGGCGTGATCATGCTGTTATCACGATTTATTCCGATGACTGCGATTATCTTTTTAGCTAGTCATTTAGGTAAGAAAAACGTGGTTGCAGAAAGTTCAGGGACATTATCAACGACAAATACAACATTTATCGTGATGTTAATTATTACGATTTTAGTTATTGGTGCTCTTAGTTTCTTACCATCTATGGCACTAGGACCAATTGCCGAATTCTTTTTAACGAAATAA
- the licT gene encoding BglG family transcription antiterminator LicT: MIIKKILNNNVVISDNKESQEVVVMGKGIAFNKKVGDKISLIAIDKMFVNHSGSERQEMEKLVEKIPPDIIEVSKEIMLLAEKEIGYNYSEKSYLSLTDHLFYAIERAREKISLPNPLLFDIKKFYSKEFKVALKAVEIVKDKLNVDMTEEEAGVIALHLANSVTDYQDMATTMKNTEIVKNILNVVRRYFGCEFDETSTNYQRMVTHIQFFVQRIMNNELSEETDDFLYELVQSKYPEALQCSLRVRDYLLTKRDITIGQSEIVYLTIHINRVISHK, translated from the coding sequence ATGATTATAAAAAAAATTTTAAATAATAATGTGGTAATTTCTGATAATAAAGAATCTCAAGAAGTAGTTGTGATGGGCAAAGGTATTGCATTTAATAAAAAAGTTGGAGATAAAATATCTTTAATTGCTATTGATAAGATGTTTGTTAATCATTCTGGAAGCGAAAGACAAGAGATGGAAAAATTGGTCGAAAAAATACCACCAGATATCATCGAAGTATCTAAAGAGATTATGTTATTAGCAGAAAAAGAAATTGGTTATAATTACTCTGAGAAATCTTATTTAAGTTTAACGGATCATTTGTTTTATGCTATAGAACGGGCTCGCGAGAAGATTTCACTTCCTAATCCATTATTATTTGATATAAAAAAGTTTTATTCAAAAGAATTTAAAGTCGCTTTAAAAGCGGTTGAAATTGTGAAGGATAAGCTAAATGTGGACATGACAGAGGAAGAAGCAGGTGTGATAGCTTTGCATTTGGCCAATAGTGTGACAGATTATCAGGATATGGCTACGACGATGAAAAATACAGAAATTGTAAAAAATATTCTTAATGTTGTTAGGCGATATTTTGGATGCGAGTTTGATGAAACCTCTACTAACTATCAAAGAATGGTTACTCATATTCAGTTTTTTGTGCAACGTATCATGAATAATGAGTTAAGTGAAGAAACGGATGATTTTCTTTATGAACTAGTGCAGTCTAAATATCCTGAGGCGTTGCAGTGTAGCTTAAGAGTGAGAGATTATCTATTGACTAAGCGAGATATCACTATCGGACAGTCAGAAATAGTTTATTTAACCATTCATATCAATAGAGTAATAAGCCATAAATAG
- a CDS encoding LacI family DNA-binding transcriptional regulator, whose product MTTIIDVAKKAGVSKSTVSRVVSNKGYVSQETRQKIEKAMHELGYIPNMLARNLQSGLTKTIAFISHDFNQHTSIFLNEFTKTALNHDFYVNLYVTGGDKDKELDALNLMKYKQVDAVFIFTRSNSWDKIIPFKKFGPISTWHRIDSPDIYSSYVNQYESYLMSLEFLLTRGYQSIGHILGDENNKNTIARIKALNHFYDYHPELKKDYDWIFVNSSHLNTGRHIAKKWASSVHKPDALVFYTDFIAAECISELQLLGIKVPEDLGIMGFDNSTISEIVHLTTVDCHLETQALNCFNYLHSQLKQLDFKPKDITQDLVIRSSTK is encoded by the coding sequence ATGACAACAATTATTGATGTAGCAAAAAAAGCAGGTGTTTCAAAGTCTACCGTATCTCGTGTCGTTTCTAACAAAGGATATGTTAGTCAAGAAACACGACAAAAAATTGAAAAAGCCATGCATGAATTAGGCTATATTCCAAATATGCTAGCACGTAATTTACAGTCAGGATTAACTAAAACCATAGCTTTTATTTCTCATGACTTTAATCAACATACCAGTATCTTTTTAAATGAATTTACTAAAACAGCTCTAAACCACGATTTCTACGTTAATTTGTATGTAACTGGAGGAGATAAGGATAAAGAGTTAGATGCGCTTAATTTAATGAAGTACAAACAAGTTGATGCTGTTTTTATCTTTACAAGAAGCAATTCATGGGATAAAATTATCCCTTTTAAAAAATTTGGTCCTATTTCAACATGGCATCGAATTGATTCTCCAGATATTTATTCGTCTTATGTCAATCAATATGAGAGTTACCTTATGTCACTAGAATTTTTGTTAACACGTGGTTATCAATCAATTGGTCACATTTTAGGAGATGAAAATAACAAAAATACTATTGCCCGCATTAAAGCTCTCAATCATTTCTATGACTATCATCCAGAATTAAAAAAAGACTACGATTGGATATTTGTAAACTCTAGTCATCTTAATACTGGACGACATATAGCAAAAAAATGGGCTAGCTCTGTACATAAGCCTGATGCACTCGTTTTTTATACCGATTTTATTGCAGCTGAGTGTATTTCTGAATTACAACTATTAGGAATTAAAGTACCTGAAGACCTTGGAATTATGGGATTTGATAACAGTACTATCAGTGAGATTGTTCATTTGACTACGGTTGATTGTCATTTAGAAACACAAGCCTTAAATTGCTTTAACTATCTCCATAGCCAACTAAAACAACTTGATTTTAAACCCAAAGATATTACACAAGATTTAGTCATTCGTTCGTCCACAAAATAA
- a CDS encoding potassium-transporting ATPase subunit F, translating to MIIISFIVAVALLIYLFYQLFWGD from the coding sequence ATGATCATTATCTCGTTTATTGTAGCAGTCGCATTACTAATATATTTATTTTATCAGTTATTTTGGGGGGATTAG
- a CDS encoding beta-glucoside-specific PTS transporter subunit IIABC — MAKLSNRELATQVLELVGGKENVSSVVHCATRLRFKLKDESIAKTEEIKKIPDVIQIVQSGGQYQVVVGSRVSDVFNELLDVSGLGESTEDEKKDSNIFNKFVDIISGVFTPFLGALAGTGVLKGLLSILLLTGVLTDKSGTYQILYAASDGLMQFLPFAVAFTAAKKFKTDPFIALSIAGALLYPSITQMAGEQAALSFMGIPVIISPTGYMQTVIPIILFVWLQKYIEKFMKKVIPEFLKIILVPMFTIMIMVPLTFVAIGPLGTIIGTGLGTAYTAVFNFSPILAGAVMGGLWQVFVMFGMHWGLIPIALNNLTQYGFDTLTPMLLGAVLAQAGAAFAVFMRTKNEKRKALALSGTLTAIFGITEPTVYGVTLPLKKPFIAACIGGAVGGAIIGGAGVKLFASGLVSVLSIPGFVSTIDGVESNVMMGIIGSIVSIVVAFVMTLVIGFDKEVESNNEESNNVSSSVGTSGQSGSREELVSPVTGEVVPLSEVKDEVFSSGALGKGIAVNPTIGELYAPATGEITTVFPTGHAIGMTTNDGSEILIHIGMDTVELDGKGFDIKAKQGDKVNQGDLLGYFDIDYIKEAGKPVVTPIVITNSDQFLDVLTLDQKDIVSGEELLVVIK, encoded by the coding sequence ATGGCAAAGCTTTCTAATAGAGAGTTAGCGACACAAGTTTTAGAATTAGTTGGAGGAAAGGAAAATGTGAGTAGTGTTGTTCATTGTGCAACACGCCTACGTTTTAAATTGAAAGATGAATCAATTGCTAAGACTGAAGAAATAAAAAAAATACCAGATGTTATCCAAATCGTTCAAAGTGGAGGGCAATACCAAGTTGTAGTAGGAAGTAGAGTATCAGATGTTTTTAATGAACTACTAGACGTATCTGGGCTTGGAGAATCAACAGAAGATGAGAAAAAAGATAGTAACATCTTTAATAAATTTGTTGACATTATATCAGGTGTTTTTACACCATTTTTAGGAGCACTGGCAGGAACTGGAGTATTAAAAGGGCTATTATCTATTTTATTATTGACAGGTGTTTTAACAGACAAGTCAGGAACTTATCAAATTCTTTATGCGGCATCAGACGGATTAATGCAATTTTTACCATTTGCTGTTGCGTTTACAGCTGCTAAAAAATTTAAAACAGATCCTTTTATTGCCTTATCAATAGCAGGAGCTCTATTATACCCATCTATCACACAAATGGCAGGAGAACAAGCAGCATTGTCATTTATGGGGATACCTGTCATCATTAGTCCAACAGGTTATATGCAAACAGTGATCCCAATCATATTGTTTGTTTGGTTACAAAAATATATTGAGAAATTTATGAAAAAAGTTATTCCTGAGTTTTTAAAAATTATTTTAGTCCCAATGTTTACTATTATGATCATGGTACCCTTAACTTTTGTTGCAATAGGGCCTTTAGGAACAATCATTGGAACAGGATTAGGAACAGCTTATACAGCAGTCTTTAATTTTAGTCCTATATTAGCAGGTGCAGTTATGGGTGGCTTATGGCAAGTGTTTGTAATGTTTGGGATGCATTGGGGTCTTATTCCAATAGCATTGAATAATTTGACACAATATGGTTTTGATACTTTAACGCCAATGTTATTAGGAGCTGTTTTAGCTCAGGCTGGAGCTGCTTTTGCGGTATTTATGAGAACAAAAAATGAAAAACGAAAAGCATTGGCACTTTCAGGAACGTTGACTGCTATTTTTGGTATTACGGAACCGACTGTTTACGGTGTGACTTTACCTCTAAAAAAACCATTTATTGCTGCTTGTATCGGTGGAGCTGTTGGTGGAGCGATTATCGGTGGAGCTGGTGTTAAATTATTTGCTAGTGGTTTAGTGAGTGTATTATCAATACCTGGCTTTGTGAGTACGATTGATGGTGTTGAATCCAACGTTATGATGGGAATTATTGGAAGTATTGTATCTATTGTTGTGGCATTTGTTATGACGTTGGTTATTGGATTTGATAAAGAAGTAGAATCCAATAATGAGGAATCAAATAACGTATCATCATCAGTTGGTACATCAGGTCAATCAGGATCAAGAGAAGAGTTAGTTTCTCCTGTAACAGGTGAGGTTGTTCCGCTGTCTGAAGTCAAAGACGAAGTATTTTCTTCTGGTGCGCTAGGAAAAGGTATCGCGGTTAATCCAACTATCGGTGAGTTATATGCACCAGCAACAGGAGAAATTACCACTGTATTTCCAACAGGACATGCAATCGGTATGACAACAAATGATGGTTCTGAGATACTGATCCATATTGGTATGGATACTGTTGAGTTAGATGGAAAAGGATTTGATATTAAAGCTAAGCAAGGGGATAAAGTAAATCAAGGTGATTTATTAGGATACTTCGATATTGATTATATTAAAGAAGCAGGAAAACCTGTTGTCACTCCAATAGTCATTACAAACTCAGATCAGTTTTTAGATGTCCTTACATTAGATCAAAAAGATATTGTATCAGGAGAAGAATTATTAGTGGTAATCAAATAA
- a CDS encoding ISL3 family transposase codes for MDNNTRKLLNLTDDSLIFNEDWLSREARNNRSVNMITGRLVNKDKQCKKCGCYQSVKNGTYQTISQLPEVERRPTYLKLHRERYLCRNCGSTFSASTSLVDDYCQISKQLKYQIAFDLKENQSRKKIAEYHSVSENTVKRVLVSFTNNQQPNFNFLPTALCVDEFSSTSDCHAGMSFICADAASKKIIDILPDKRLHKLVSYFMKYSRKSRLKVRFLVMDMNASYGQLLKTVFPNAEIVTDRFHIIQHINRSFNTLRIKEMKQLKRHNQEEGKQYRRLKRYWKLLLKDSSELNYKHFYYRPLFKRNMSSTELVDELLSYSSLLKKAYHFMQELKYAYRTNDYVLFLELCSKIPVELPKYFKDKFKIFGKFSQGVMNAFKYSYSNGFLEGINNKIKVIKRVAYGYRNFLLFKRRIFLIQNQVFQVK; via the coding sequence ATGGATAATAATACAAGAAAACTACTCAATTTAACAGATGATTCTCTTATTTTTAATGAGGATTGGTTGTCTCGCGAAGCGAGAAACAACCGCTCAGTTAACATGATTACAGGAAGATTAGTGAATAAAGATAAGCAATGCAAGAAATGTGGATGTTATCAATCCGTTAAAAATGGAACGTATCAAACCATTAGTCAATTGCCTGAAGTTGAACGTCGCCCAACTTATCTAAAACTTCACAGAGAACGTTACCTTTGTAGAAACTGTGGATCAACTTTCAGTGCTTCTACTTCTCTAGTAGATGACTATTGTCAAATTTCTAAACAGCTTAAATACCAAATTGCCTTTGACTTAAAAGAGAATCAATCACGTAAAAAAATCGCAGAATACCACAGTGTCTCTGAAAATACTGTTAAACGTGTGTTAGTATCATTTACGAATAATCAGCAACCTAATTTTAACTTCTTGCCCACAGCTCTTTGTGTAGATGAGTTTAGCTCTACTTCTGATTGTCATGCTGGAATGAGCTTTATTTGTGCTGATGCGGCATCTAAAAAAATAATCGATATCTTACCTGATAAAAGATTGCATAAGTTGGTTTCTTACTTTATGAAGTATTCCAGAAAATCACGTCTAAAAGTAAGATTTTTGGTCATGGACATGAATGCAAGTTACGGTCAACTATTAAAAACAGTCTTTCCAAACGCCGAAATCGTTACAGATCGATTTCATATCATTCAACATATTAACCGCTCTTTCAACACCTTAAGAATAAAAGAAATGAAACAGCTAAAACGCCACAATCAAGAGGAAGGAAAGCAGTATCGAAGATTAAAGCGTTATTGGAAACTCCTTTTAAAGGACAGTTCTGAATTAAACTATAAACACTTTTATTATCGTCCTTTATTCAAGAGAAATATGTCATCTACCGAATTGGTAGATGAGTTACTTTCTTATAGTTCTCTATTAAAAAAAGCGTATCATTTTATGCAAGAATTGAAGTATGCTTATAGAACCAACGATTATGTTTTATTTTTAGAGTTATGTTCAAAGATACCTGTTGAATTACCAAAGTATTTTAAAGATAAATTCAAGATATTTGGTAAGTTCTCCCAAGGAGTCATGAATGCCTTTAAATACTCCTATTCAAATGGTTTCTTAGAAGGCATTAATAATAAAATTAAAGTGATTAAACGTGTGGCCTATGGCTATCGAAACTTTCTACTATTCAAACGACGTATCTTTTTGATTCAAAATCAAGTTTTTCAGGTTAAATAA
- a CDS encoding 6-phospho-beta-glucosidase, with protein MGFRQDFLWGGATAANQCEGAYREDGRGLANVDLAPVGEDRAAVITGEMKMFDFDEQHFYPAKEAIDMYHRYKEDIALFAEMGFKTYRLSIAWSRIFPKGDEKEPNEAGLKFYEDLFKECKKYGIEPLVTITHFDCPMHLVEKYGAWRSRELVGFYENLCHVIFNRYKGLVKYWLTFNEINMILHAPFMGAGLYFEEGENKEQIKYQAAHHELLASAIATKIAHEVDPENKVGCMLAAGANYAYTSKPEDVWASRKADRENYFFIDVQSRGEYPAYALKEMERNGITLPIQEGDLELLKEHTVDFVSFSYYSSRLQSTDPAVNEQTSGNIFESLKNPYLESSEWGWQIDPLGLRITLNDLYDRYQKPLFIVENGLGAVDTPDENGYVADDYRIEYLAEHIKAMRDAVEIDGVDLLGYTTWGCIDLVSAGTGEMKKRYGFIYVDRDNEGNGTLNRSKKKSFDWYKKVIATNGEDLSNS; from the coding sequence ATGGGATTTAGACAAGATTTTTTATGGGGTGGCGCAACAGCTGCTAATCAGTGTGAAGGAGCTTATCGTGAAGATGGTCGAGGGTTAGCAAATGTTGATTTAGCTCCAGTTGGAGAAGATCGTGCCGCAGTTATTACTGGCGAGATGAAAATGTTTGATTTTGATGAACAACATTTTTATCCAGCCAAAGAAGCAATTGACATGTACCATCGCTACAAAGAAGACATTGCTTTATTTGCCGAAATGGGATTTAAAACATATCGCTTATCCATTGCTTGGTCTCGTATTTTTCCAAAAGGTGATGAAAAAGAACCAAATGAAGCAGGATTAAAATTTTATGAGGATTTATTTAAAGAATGTAAAAAATATGGGATTGAACCATTAGTTACGATAACTCATTTTGATTGTCCAATGCATTTAGTTGAAAAATATGGTGCATGGAGAAGCCGTGAATTAGTTGGTTTTTATGAAAACCTGTGTCATGTTATTTTTAATCGTTATAAAGGTTTAGTAAAATACTGGTTAACGTTTAATGAAATTAATATGATTTTACATGCCCCATTTATGGGAGCAGGCCTTTATTTTGAAGAGGGTGAAAACAAAGAACAAATCAAGTACCAAGCTGCTCATCATGAATTACTAGCTAGTGCGATTGCCACAAAAATTGCCCATGAAGTTGATCCAGAAAACAAGGTAGGATGTATGCTTGCTGCAGGAGCAAACTATGCTTATACTAGTAAACCTGAAGATGTTTGGGCGTCAAGAAAAGCTGATAGAGAAAACTATTTCTTTATTGATGTTCAATCTCGTGGGGAGTACCCGGCTTATGCGCTAAAAGAAATGGAACGAAATGGTATTACCTTACCAATTCAAGAAGGCGATTTAGAATTATTGAAAGAGCACACTGTTGACTTCGTGTCATTTTCTTATTATTCATCAAGATTGCAATCGACGGATCCAGCTGTGAATGAACAAACGAGTGGTAATATCTTTGAGTCACTTAAAAATCCTTATTTAGAGTCAAGTGAGTGGGGATGGCAAATTGACCCACTAGGATTAAGAATCACGTTGAATGATTTATACGATCGCTATCAAAAACCATTGTTTATTGTAGAAAATGGATTAGGTGCAGTGGATACACCAGATGAAAATGGATATGTAGCAGATGATTATCGTATTGAGTATTTAGCAGAGCATATCAAAGCGATGAGAGATGCAGTTGAAATTGATGGGGTTGATTTATTGGGTTATACGACTTGGGGATGTATTGACTTAGTCAGTGCGGGTACTGGTGAAATGAAAAAACGTTATGGATTTATTTATGTAGATCGTGACAATGAAGGAAATGGAACACTTAATCGAAGTAAGAAAAAATCATTTGATTGGTATAAAAAAGTCATTGCAACAAATGGAGAAGATTTGAGCAATAGCTAA